A DNA window from Kitasatospora atroaurantiaca contains the following coding sequences:
- a CDS encoding TauD/TfdA family dioxygenase: MTTSFVPSNPRTLEAPAEAFHTFSAQAQGELAAYVAELDRAYPEGRVDAIPVDPAVCPTFTAEVEATRGVIDSTAHFLVYDRVEGVDSLRGQAIYAWVLGTALGTPMIQNTDDWRMIEVYDRGLRRTIEAGARYHQTKQGSYMHNDAVNDVDPIDYLLLSCGQAAHIGGESILVDAKTAHEFLLGYPEILEVLTEEFWFEKRGMSEEPGFFRSPIIRYSPDGEALVRYFRTYIEVAHEKVGEPLTERQIAALDFFDAVLDQSAVQIRIQLERGQTLVSADDRFLHTRTAFVDRYQPREIDMRTDRPEDVNRYMFRMWSSK, from the coding sequence ATGACAACTTCCTTCGTGCCTTCGAACCCGCGTACTCTCGAAGCGCCCGCAGAGGCTTTCCACACTTTCTCGGCGCAGGCCCAGGGCGAACTCGCCGCCTATGTCGCGGAACTCGACCGCGCGTACCCGGAAGGTCGGGTCGACGCCATTCCGGTCGACCCGGCCGTGTGCCCGACCTTCACCGCCGAGGTCGAGGCGACCCGCGGTGTCATCGACTCCACCGCGCATTTCCTGGTGTACGACCGGGTCGAGGGGGTGGACTCGCTCCGCGGCCAGGCCATCTACGCCTGGGTCCTCGGGACCGCGCTCGGCACGCCGATGATCCAGAACACCGACGACTGGCGGATGATCGAGGTCTACGACCGCGGCCTGCGCCGCACCATCGAGGCCGGAGCCCGCTACCACCAGACCAAGCAGGGCTCGTACATGCACAACGACGCCGTGAACGACGTCGATCCGATCGACTACCTGCTGCTGTCCTGCGGCCAGGCCGCCCATATCGGCGGCGAGAGCATCCTGGTGGATGCCAAGACCGCGCACGAGTTCCTGCTGGGGTACCCGGAGATCCTGGAGGTGCTGACCGAGGAGTTCTGGTTCGAGAAGCGCGGCATGTCCGAGGAGCCGGGCTTCTTCCGCTCGCCGATCATCCGGTACTCGCCCGACGGCGAGGCGCTGGTCCGGTACTTCCGCACCTACATCGAGGTGGCGCACGAGAAGGTCGGGGAGCCGCTGACCGAGCGCCAGATCGCCGCGCTCGACTTCTTCGACGCCGTACTGGACCAGTCCGCCGTGCAGATCCGCATCCAGTTGGAGCGCGGCCAGACCCTGGTCTCGGCCGACGACCGCTTCCTGCACACCCGGACGGCGTTCGTGGACCGCTACCAGCCGCGCGAGATCGACATGCGCACCGACCGGCCCGAGGACGTCAACCGGTACATGTTCCGCATGTGGTCGAGCAAGTAG
- a CDS encoding MFS transporter, with protein MSSLRTFADRLVDSYLPPSRDGRIFATTVVIHSAGTGLYLAGGTVYFLRGIGLSAAQVGIGLTVAGLIGFFTTVPVSMLGNRFGALRMLRMLQVWRAVWFTALAFADNAVTFILFASLLAMAQGPTTPMTQMVVGTIADEADRTKTFAVMRSVSNVGFTLGALAAAPLLTVGNTWTFRAILLLDALSFLFAAGLLGRLRIRTGAPESKRAPWRQGALAVFRNRSYAALTVTNGVLFLHTTLLSIGLPLWVIQNTEAPAGLLGVLLTINTVLAITLQVHLAKRVKTSRDGTRALRNTGLVLAACCAVLATTAGLGGRAAVPLLILAVVLLTLGELWQAVGSWELSYRHAPEEERAAYLSVFSLGGSAVGIVGPALLALVVAGGTAGLLGLTAVFLVAAGAVTAIGSALERAEAAPVTLGGEQQAAKTGN; from the coding sequence ATGAGCAGCCTGCGCACCTTCGCCGACAGGCTGGTGGACTCCTACCTGCCGCCCTCGAGGGACGGCCGGATCTTCGCCACCACCGTGGTCATCCACTCGGCCGGCACCGGCCTCTACCTGGCCGGCGGCACGGTCTACTTCCTCCGCGGCATCGGTCTCAGTGCCGCCCAAGTGGGCATCGGCCTGACCGTCGCCGGCCTGATCGGCTTCTTCACCACTGTGCCGGTCAGCATGCTCGGCAACCGCTTCGGCGCACTGCGGATGCTGCGGATGCTCCAGGTGTGGCGTGCCGTGTGGTTCACCGCCCTGGCCTTCGCGGACAACGCGGTGACCTTCATCCTGTTCGCCTCACTGCTCGCGATGGCGCAGGGGCCGACAACACCGATGACCCAGATGGTGGTTGGCACCATCGCCGACGAGGCCGACCGGACGAAGACCTTCGCCGTCATGCGGTCGGTCTCCAACGTCGGCTTCACCCTGGGAGCCCTGGCCGCCGCGCCGCTGCTCACCGTCGGCAACACCTGGACCTTCCGGGCGATCCTGCTGCTCGACGCGCTGTCGTTCCTGTTCGCGGCCGGGCTGCTCGGCCGGCTCCGGATCAGGACGGGTGCGCCCGAGTCCAAGCGCGCGCCATGGCGACAGGGAGCACTGGCGGTCTTCCGCAACCGCAGCTACGCAGCTCTCACCGTGACCAACGGCGTGCTGTTCCTGCACACCACCCTGCTGTCAATCGGCCTCCCGCTGTGGGTCATTCAGAACACGGAAGCGCCGGCAGGTCTGCTCGGCGTGCTGCTCACCATCAACACCGTGCTGGCGATCACTCTCCAGGTGCACCTGGCGAAGCGGGTCAAGACGTCCCGGGACGGCACCCGGGCGCTGCGCAACACCGGGCTGGTCCTGGCCGCCTGCTGCGCGGTGCTCGCGACCACGGCAGGGCTCGGCGGCCGGGCGGCGGTGCCGCTGCTGATCCTCGCCGTGGTGCTGCTGACCCTGGGTGAACTCTGGCAGGCGGTGGGCAGTTGGGAACTCTCGTACCGGCACGCGCCGGAGGAGGAGCGCGCGGCGTACCTCTCGGTGTTCAGTCTCGGCGGTTCGGCCGTGGGCATCGTCGGCCCGGCGCTGCTGGCGCTGGTCGTCGCCGGGGGGACGGCCGGGCTGCTCGGGCTGACCGCGGTGTTCCTGGTGGCGGCCGGGGCGGTCACCGCGATCGGCTCGGCGCTGGAGCGGGCCGAGGCCGCTCCGGTCACCCTTGGCGGCGAGCAGCAGGCCGCGAAGACTGGCAACTGA
- a CDS encoding ATP-grasp domain-containing protein, whose amino-acid sequence MTDHLIVIHRWSDRYADYGDYVDHGTHRVSYVTTPRAVGSLPPGAAATRLVGSTEDAKEVRAAVASLIEQLGRPARIIALHEVDLDIAAELREELDVPGENLDGLAPFRDKLVMARRLAAGGIPHPATEPAPEHAAVHAFAERHGWPVLVKPVRGTASSGVTRLDSTAALDAYVFPPGVPMLVQPYLPHEILHVDGVATGEGLGPWRASRYLNTCLDFTRGAALGSVELDDPRLLDAIGEFTARTVRALSDGPWVFHLELFLSGGADAPELQVLEVGARPGGAEVPFIWKEVHGIDLMAAAFAVQAGSPLPTAATASGSTSPAAAELGGWLLVPTPTTRPCRVTAATPRAGTADGPYTERIPAPGETLADVPGYEHSGARFRFRGADTAEVEAAILRTAAEFDFSCTPIDPEAPARVVIVGNGGRQYREYAFAAAAARTEVALVGDTAPTWQLPYLSGHRSADSTDLAALTRAVAECVAETPGAAGVFTWNEVLLEATSTVAARLGLPHMSPAAVRNCRDKLTTRQLLLAADVPSARFAHVHGQEEALREAEAIGYPVVVKPRSLAGSAGVVLARDPDELRAVYHHADDAAFPGLDPLDGLVLEEYLDGPEISIDSVVVDGTVHPVNVARKRLGFPPFFEEVGHLVSPWRDEPWADALCELVAEAHRVLGVRVGVTHAEVRLTPAGPRLVELNGRLGGDFIPHLGHLATGVDLTAAAADLALGAEPDLRATHDRCAEVRFLYPPQDGVVRFLDLDAAAAVPGVVEVIALAEPGQRLLLPPRGVVPRLAAIIATGATPAECRETLDRASALVRAETDPLPGDER is encoded by the coding sequence GTGACAGACCATCTGATAGTCATCCACCGGTGGAGCGACCGGTACGCCGACTACGGCGACTACGTCGACCACGGCACGCACCGGGTCAGCTATGTGACGACCCCCCGGGCCGTCGGCTCGCTCCCCCCGGGCGCCGCGGCGACCCGACTGGTCGGCAGCACCGAGGACGCCAAGGAGGTGCGCGCCGCCGTCGCCTCGCTGATCGAGCAGCTCGGCCGTCCGGCGAGGATCATCGCGCTGCACGAGGTCGACCTGGACATCGCGGCCGAGCTGCGCGAGGAACTCGACGTCCCCGGTGAGAACCTGGACGGACTCGCTCCGTTCCGCGACAAGCTGGTGATGGCCCGTCGGCTCGCCGCCGGGGGCATCCCCCACCCGGCCACCGAACCCGCCCCGGAGCACGCCGCCGTGCACGCCTTCGCCGAACGGCACGGCTGGCCCGTGCTGGTCAAGCCGGTACGGGGCACCGCGAGTTCGGGCGTGACCCGGCTGGATTCCACCGCCGCCCTCGACGCCTACGTCTTCCCGCCCGGCGTACCGATGCTGGTCCAGCCCTACCTGCCGCACGAGATCCTGCACGTCGACGGCGTGGCCACCGGCGAGGGCCTCGGTCCCTGGCGTGCCTCGCGGTACCTCAACACCTGCCTCGACTTCACCCGCGGCGCCGCGCTCGGCTCGGTGGAACTCGACGACCCGCGACTGCTGGACGCCATCGGCGAGTTCACCGCCAGGACGGTCCGCGCACTGTCCGACGGACCGTGGGTCTTCCACCTGGAACTGTTCCTCTCCGGCGGGGCCGACGCGCCCGAGCTCCAGGTTCTGGAGGTCGGAGCCCGCCCCGGCGGTGCCGAGGTCCCGTTCATCTGGAAGGAGGTGCACGGGATAGACCTGATGGCTGCCGCCTTCGCCGTCCAGGCCGGCTCCCCGCTGCCGACCGCGGCGACCGCCTCCGGCAGCACCTCCCCGGCAGCCGCCGAGCTCGGCGGCTGGCTGCTCGTCCCCACCCCCACCACCCGCCCCTGCCGGGTCACCGCCGCGACCCCACGGGCCGGCACGGCCGACGGCCCGTACACCGAGCGCATCCCGGCACCGGGCGAGACGCTGGCGGACGTGCCCGGCTACGAGCACTCCGGTGCCCGCTTCAGGTTCCGCGGCGCCGACACGGCCGAGGTCGAGGCCGCGATCCTGAGGACCGCAGCCGAGTTCGACTTCAGCTGCACCCCGATCGACCCCGAGGCCCCCGCCCGGGTGGTGATCGTCGGCAATGGCGGCCGCCAGTACCGCGAGTACGCCTTCGCGGCCGCCGCCGCGCGCACCGAGGTCGCCCTGGTCGGCGACACCGCGCCGACCTGGCAGCTGCCCTACCTGAGCGGACACCGCTCGGCCGACTCCACCGACCTGGCGGCGCTCACCCGCGCCGTCGCGGAGTGTGTGGCCGAAACCCCCGGCGCGGCAGGTGTGTTCACCTGGAACGAGGTCCTGCTGGAGGCCACCTCCACGGTCGCCGCCCGGCTCGGCCTGCCGCACATGTCCCCGGCCGCCGTGCGCAACTGCCGTGACAAGCTCACCACCCGGCAGCTGCTGCTCGCCGCGGACGTGCCGTCCGCCCGGTTCGCGCATGTCCACGGCCAGGAGGAGGCGCTCCGGGAGGCGGAGGCGATCGGCTACCCGGTCGTGGTGAAACCGCGCTCGCTGGCCGGCAGCGCCGGCGTGGTGCTCGCCCGCGACCCCGACGAGCTGCGCGCCGTCTACCACCACGCCGACGACGCCGCCTTCCCCGGCCTCGACCCGCTCGACGGCCTGGTGCTGGAGGAGTACCTCGACGGCCCGGAGATCAGCATCGACAGCGTGGTGGTGGACGGCACCGTCCACCCGGTCAACGTCGCCCGCAAGCGGCTGGGCTTCCCGCCGTTCTTCGAGGAGGTCGGCCACCTGGTCTCGCCCTGGAGGGACGAACCCTGGGCAGACGCACTCTGCGAGCTGGTCGCCGAGGCCCACCGGGTGCTCGGCGTCCGGGTCGGCGTCACCCACGCCGAGGTCCGGCTCACCCCGGCCGGCCCCCGCCTGGTCGAACTGAACGGCCGGCTCGGCGGCGACTTCATCCCGCATCTCGGCCACTTGGCCACCGGCGTCGACCTCACCGCCGCCGCCGCCGATCTGGCCCTCGGCGCAGAGCCCGACCTCCGGGCCACCCACGACAGGTGTGCCGAGGTCCGGTTCCTCTACCCGCCGCAGGACGGCGTCGTCCGCTTCCTCGACCTCGACGCCGCGGCGGCCGTCCCCGGCGTGGTCGAGGTGATCGCGCTGGCCGAACCCGGGCAGCGGCTGCTGCTGCCGCCGCGCGGGGTCGTCCCCCGACTGGCGGCCATCATCGCCACCGGCGCGACCCCGGCCGAGTGCCGGGAGACGCTGGACCGGGCGAGCGCCCTGGTCCGCGCCGAGACCGATCCACTGCCGGGGGACGAGCGATGA
- the sbnA gene encoding 2,3-diaminopropionate biosynthesis protein SbnA: MAIISTADEIFDSDVYIDLRPALGVNLHLKCEGFNFAGSVKLRAAVSMVSAGIHQGLIGRHSTLVESSSGNLGVALSVVAAANSLRFVCVTDPKCNPTALKLMRALGSEVVVVDEPDGSGNYLAARKARVHELCASDSTYVWLNQYENPANWLAHYENTAPLIAKQFPGLDVLFVGAGTGGTLSGCVRYFRENHPDVRVVAIDSVGSVNFGMAAGSRHIPGLGASEPMPLITPDLVTDIVRVREADTVRMCRSLAARGFLLGGSTGTVVSGAGEWLRQNDPGRTLTAVAISADLGERYIDTVYDDTWTAEHYGDAAWESGNSHG; encoded by the coding sequence GTGGCAATCATCTCGACAGCGGACGAGATCTTCGACAGTGACGTCTACATCGATCTCAGGCCGGCCCTCGGCGTCAACCTCCATCTGAAGTGCGAGGGATTCAACTTCGCCGGTTCGGTGAAGCTGAGGGCGGCCGTGTCGATGGTCTCGGCCGGCATCCACCAGGGCCTCATCGGACGGCACTCCACGCTGGTGGAGTCGTCCTCCGGCAACCTCGGGGTCGCGCTGAGCGTGGTTGCGGCGGCGAACTCGCTCCGCTTCGTCTGTGTCACCGACCCCAAGTGCAACCCGACGGCGCTCAAGCTGATGCGGGCCTTGGGCAGCGAGGTCGTGGTGGTCGACGAGCCGGACGGGAGCGGCAACTACCTCGCCGCCCGCAAGGCCCGGGTGCACGAGCTGTGCGCGAGCGACAGCACCTACGTCTGGCTCAACCAGTACGAGAACCCGGCGAACTGGCTGGCGCACTACGAGAACACCGCGCCGCTGATCGCCAAGCAGTTCCCCGGCCTCGACGTGCTGTTCGTCGGGGCCGGCACCGGCGGCACCCTCTCGGGGTGCGTCCGGTACTTCCGGGAGAACCACCCGGATGTCCGGGTCGTCGCGATCGACAGCGTCGGCTCGGTCAACTTCGGGATGGCGGCCGGCTCCCGGCACATCCCCGGGCTCGGCGCGAGTGAGCCGATGCCGCTGATCACCCCTGATCTCGTGACCGACATCGTCCGGGTGCGCGAGGCGGACACGGTCCGGATGTGCCGCAGCCTCGCCGCCCGCGGGTTCCTGCTCGGCGGGTCGACCGGAACGGTGGTCAGCGGCGCCGGCGAGTGGCTGCGGCAGAACGACCCCGGCCGGACCCTCACAGCCGTGGCGATCTCCGCCGACCTCGGCGAGCGCTACATCGACACCGTCTACGACGACACCTGGACCGCCGAGCACTACGGCGACGCAGCATGGGAGAGCGGGAACAGTCATGGGTGA
- the sbnB gene encoding 2,3-diaminopropionate biosynthesis protein SbnB: MGEHTTTRPPVFSVVPGAAVHRSLEGRRAEILDLVENAYRLHGAGHTVNPPSYFLRFPDRPASRIIALPASVGGEVGVDGIKWISSFPTNLELGIPRASAMLVLNDRVTGYPFACLEGSIISAVRTAASAAVAARALTAERGAPRRIGFIGTGLIARYLHTYLSELGWDVEEFGVFDLSEEYARSFAGQVLGADRGTAVRVHSSAEELIRSSDLVVFATTAATPHITDPDWFSHHPVVLHVSLRDLSTEIILDSVNVVDDVDHVLQANTSVHLTEQRTGNREFLHATLDDVLTGRFTAPADRTVVFSPFGLGLLDLVVGANVHRWATAAGDATTIDGFFHDLDRYESAGAR; the protein is encoded by the coding sequence ATGGGTGAGCACACGACAACGCGGCCGCCGGTCTTCTCGGTGGTCCCGGGTGCGGCCGTCCACCGCAGCCTGGAGGGCCGCCGGGCCGAGATCCTCGACCTGGTGGAGAACGCCTACCGCCTGCACGGTGCAGGGCACACGGTGAACCCGCCCTCGTACTTCCTCCGCTTCCCGGACCGGCCGGCCTCGCGCATCATCGCGCTGCCCGCCTCGGTCGGCGGCGAGGTCGGGGTGGACGGCATCAAGTGGATCTCCAGCTTCCCGACCAACCTGGAGCTGGGCATCCCTCGCGCCTCGGCAATGCTGGTGCTGAACGACCGGGTGACGGGCTACCCGTTCGCCTGCCTGGAGGGCTCGATCATCAGTGCGGTGCGCACCGCGGCCTCGGCCGCCGTTGCCGCCCGCGCCCTCACCGCCGAGCGCGGCGCCCCGCGCCGGATCGGCTTCATCGGCACCGGACTGATCGCCCGTTACCTCCACACCTATCTCTCCGAACTCGGCTGGGATGTCGAGGAGTTCGGCGTCTTCGACCTCAGTGAGGAGTACGCCCGCTCGTTCGCCGGACAGGTACTCGGGGCGGATCGGGGCACGGCGGTCCGGGTCCACTCCTCCGCCGAGGAGCTGATCCGCTCCTCGGACCTGGTCGTCTTCGCCACCACGGCGGCCACCCCGCACATCACCGACCCGGACTGGTTCTCGCACCATCCCGTCGTCCTGCACGTCTCGCTTCGCGACCTGAGCACCGAGATCATCCTGGACAGCGTCAACGTGGTGGACGACGTCGACCACGTACTGCAGGCCAACACCTCGGTCCACCTGACGGAGCAGCGGACCGGCAACCGCGAGTTCCTGCACGCCACCCTGGACGACGTCCTGACCGGCCGGTTCACCGCGCCCGCGGACCGGACCGTGGTCTTCTCCCCGTTCGGGCTCGGCCTGCTCGACCTGGTGGTCGGCGCCAACGTGCACCGGTGGGCGACGGCCGCCGGCGACGCCACCACCATCGACGGCTTCTTCCACGACCTGGACCGGTACGAGAGCGCGGGTGCCCGATGA
- a CDS encoding pyridoxamine 5'-phosphate oxidase family protein — protein MEITSEAELLELVGPANPVVFDKAAARLGEFERRWLENSPFCLIATSGADGSCDVSPKGDPPGFALVLDDTTIAIPDRPGNRRLDSWRNVLGNPRVGLIFIIPGRGDTLRINGRAKLLRDAPFFDRMVVKGNRPKIALVVEIEEAYFHCAKSFLRAGLWNPAGWNPDAAPSRAHIARATEWTGKTLEELEHRYGAQYERKLY, from the coding sequence GTGGAGATCACCTCCGAGGCCGAACTCCTCGAACTGGTCGGCCCGGCCAACCCGGTGGTGTTCGACAAGGCGGCCGCGCGGCTCGGCGAGTTCGAGCGGCGGTGGCTGGAGAACTCCCCCTTCTGCCTGATCGCCACCTCGGGCGCCGACGGCAGCTGCGACGTCTCGCCCAAGGGTGACCCGCCCGGGTTCGCCCTGGTGCTCGACGACACCACGATCGCCATTCCCGACCGGCCGGGCAACCGCCGGCTGGACAGCTGGCGGAATGTGCTCGGAAATCCGCGGGTCGGACTGATATTCATCATTCCCGGCCGCGGTGACACCCTGCGGATCAACGGCCGCGCGAAACTGCTGCGCGACGCCCCTTTCTTCGACCGGATGGTGGTCAAGGGGAATCGCCCGAAAATCGCCTTGGTGGTCGAGATCGAGGAAGCGTATTTCCACTGCGCCAAATCATTTCTCCGGGCCGGCCTCTGGAATCCGGCCGGTTGGAATCCCGACGCGGCGCCCTCCAGGGCACACATCGCCCGGGCGACGGAGTGGACCGGGAAGACGCTCGAAGAGTTGGAGCACCGCTACGGTGCCCAGTACGAGAGGAAGCTGTACTGA
- a CDS encoding condensation domain-containing protein: MTVADAGPLSHGQLSVWRDIEGLPRERWHEANTWAHWPVPDGFGTERVRRALHTLGARHQSLHTLYEFDDPAKPRQLLRRFDGDVELTVAESAPGGPAAVAAELLGRPFDLRSEYGWRARIVTDGGRPSGVVLVKHHMTADGWCDGVLAADFQRLLQDPALPAEPSAPGPSELAAWQHAEHRSRQRNAASAHWEKVFTSGRAGYPRADAPATGYLQCTLRSRHARAGARALADRTGTPLSSVVLAAYTFSLARVTGIGLLVAQLMSSNRFLPEWREVVTSMNQWTAAPLAMAPGTGFAEHAALVHRASLAAYRHGMYDVDTVARLRERNWPHPVPYEATCAFNFLTLDGLSAPAETDPLMVWEEPFSTIGHGCYLRAADEGGESLALRLRTRDIPQDQVAAIVEGTHALLVSGMS, from the coding sequence ATGACCGTGGCTGACGCCGGCCCGCTCTCCCATGGGCAGCTCTCGGTCTGGCGGGACATCGAGGGGCTCCCTCGTGAGCGCTGGCACGAGGCGAACACCTGGGCCCACTGGCCGGTACCGGACGGGTTCGGCACCGAGCGGGTCCGCCGGGCGCTGCACACACTCGGCGCCAGGCACCAATCCCTGCACACGCTCTACGAGTTCGACGATCCCGCGAAACCCCGCCAACTGCTCCGCCGGTTCGACGGGGACGTGGAGCTGACCGTCGCCGAGAGCGCGCCCGGCGGCCCGGCGGCGGTCGCGGCCGAACTCCTCGGCCGCCCCTTCGACCTGCGAAGCGAGTACGGCTGGCGGGCCAGGATCGTCACCGACGGAGGCCGGCCCTCGGGGGTCGTTCTGGTCAAGCACCACATGACCGCCGACGGCTGGTGCGACGGTGTGCTGGCCGCCGACTTCCAGCGGCTCCTCCAGGACCCGGCCCTGCCCGCCGAGCCGTCCGCGCCGGGGCCGTCGGAACTCGCCGCCTGGCAGCACGCCGAGCACCGGAGCCGACAGCGGAACGCCGCGTCGGCGCACTGGGAGAAGGTCTTCACCTCCGGCCGGGCCGGCTACCCGCGCGCCGACGCGCCCGCCACCGGCTACCTGCAGTGCACCCTCCGGTCGCGGCACGCCCGGGCCGGCGCCCGGGCCCTCGCCGACCGGACCGGTACCCCGCTGTCCAGCGTGGTGTTGGCCGCCTACACCTTCAGCCTCGCCCGGGTGACCGGAATCGGCCTGCTGGTGGCCCAGTTGATGTCCTCCAACCGCTTCCTGCCGGAGTGGCGCGAGGTGGTCACCTCGATGAACCAGTGGACGGCCGCGCCGCTGGCGATGGCACCCGGCACCGGCTTCGCCGAGCACGCCGCGCTGGTCCACCGGGCCTCCCTTGCCGCGTACCGGCACGGCATGTACGACGTGGACACCGTCGCGCGGCTGCGCGAGCGCAACTGGCCGCACCCCGTCCCGTACGAGGCCACCTGCGCCTTCAACTTCCTCACGCTCGACGGGCTCTCGGCCCCGGCCGAAACCGATCCGCTGATGGTCTGGGAGGAGCCGTTCTCGACCATCGGGCACGGCTGCTACCTGCGCGCCGCCGACGAGGGCGGCGAATCGCTGGCGCTGCGGCTGCGCACCCGGGACATCCCGCAGGACCAGGTCGCGGCGATCGTCGAGGGAACGCACGCCCTGCTCGTCTCGGGGATGTCCTGA
- a CDS encoding isocitrate lyase/phosphoenolpyruvate mutase family protein — MQRVSYPSFRTVLGEHEIVRVAGANHALGGLLAEEAGFQAVWSSSLEVSASRGVPDASILSMAEYLESAANIQKVLRIPVVADCDTGYGGNLNVAHMVHEFEDAGITAVCIEDKLFPKMNSFVAGGQTLLDTAEFASKIVTAKRAQSTDDMFVIARTEALISGLDVAAALERCRAYADSGADAVLVHSKAKSRDQVLGFLEGWDFRCPVVIVPTTYPDWHIDEIKAAGVSVVIYANQGLRATVTALRDTYRAVYRHGDSTVVEDSIASVQDIFDLQRLPEWQKLDA; from the coding sequence GTGCAGAGAGTCAGCTACCCGTCGTTTCGCACCGTCCTCGGCGAGCACGAGATCGTCCGGGTCGCCGGGGCCAACCACGCACTCGGCGGGCTGCTCGCCGAGGAGGCGGGCTTCCAGGCCGTGTGGTCGTCCAGTCTGGAGGTCTCGGCCTCGCGCGGGGTGCCCGACGCGTCCATCCTGAGCATGGCCGAGTACCTGGAGTCCGCGGCCAACATCCAGAAGGTGCTGCGGATCCCGGTCGTCGCCGACTGCGACACCGGCTACGGCGGCAACCTCAATGTGGCGCACATGGTGCACGAGTTCGAGGACGCCGGCATCACCGCGGTGTGCATCGAGGACAAGCTGTTCCCCAAGATGAACAGCTTCGTCGCCGGCGGCCAGACCCTGCTGGACACGGCCGAGTTCGCCTCGAAGATCGTCACCGCGAAGCGTGCCCAGTCCACCGACGACATGTTCGTCATCGCCCGCACCGAGGCACTGATCAGCGGCCTGGACGTGGCCGCCGCGCTGGAGCGCTGCCGGGCGTACGCGGACTCCGGCGCCGACGCGGTGCTGGTGCACTCGAAGGCCAAGAGCCGCGACCAGGTGCTCGGCTTCCTGGAGGGCTGGGACTTCCGCTGCCCGGTCGTCATCGTGCCGACCACCTACCCGGACTGGCACATCGACGAGATCAAGGCGGCCGGCGTCTCGGTCGTCATCTACGCCAACCAGGGGCTGCGCGCGACCGTGACCGCCCTGCGCGACACCTACCGCGCCGTCTACCGGCACGGTGACTCCACGGTCGTCGAGGACTCCATCGCCTCCGTGCAGGACATCTTCGACCTGCAGCGCCTGCCGGAGTGGCAGAAGCTCGACGCCTGA